Part of the Tolypothrix sp. PCC 7910 genome, CCGGCAAGACAATGTTGAAGACATTAGGTGAGGCAACAGGGGGTTATATTGGTTTGCTGGATATGATTTTGAGGGAATCAGCAATCCGGGCTTTGAAGAAAGGATTACAGAAGGTAGATTTGGAAACACTGAAGGAAGTAGCTGCGGAGTACAAATAATGGAAGTTGCAGAAATTCAACCTTGGCTGTTTCAGATAGCACCTTTAGAGGGAGAAAGTATAAGTCACTTTTTAGGACGCTTTCGACGGGCAAATGATTTAACACCTACTGGGTTAGGCAAAGCAGCAGGTATTGGGGGTGCGATCGCTCGTTGGGAAAAATTTCGGTTTAATCCTCCCCCTACCCCTCAGCAGTTGGAAGCATTAGCTATTGTGGTAGGGGTTGATACCGATAGGTTAAAGCAGATGTTACTACCT contains:
- a CDS encoding TniQ family protein; the encoded protein is MEVAEIQPWLFQIAPLEGESISHFLGRFRRANDLTPTGLGKAAGIGGAIARWEKFRFNPPPTPQQLEALAIVVGVDTDRLKQMLLPLGVGMKMEPIRLCAACYAKSPCHKIEWQLKVTQGCGRHKLTLLSECPNCGSRFKMPALWVDGWCQRCFLNFFEMTKYQKAI